TAGTGCCAATGTAGGCAGATTGCACGGTTACATTTCTGCCCCGCAGTGCATTGACGTGCTCAACGCCATGCATGTAGCCTAGTTTGAACCTAGTAATAAGTGGAATTTGCATGCCGCCGACGAAACCAACGTTGTTAGTTTCGGTCATCATGTTAGCCAAGGCGCCAGCCAAGAAAGAGCCTTCGTGCTCTCTAAAGACTAAGGATTTTACATTGGGCAGGTCGATAACTGTATCAACTACGGCCCACTTTTGCTCCGGGAACTCCTGGGCGACCTTAGTAATCGCGTCGGCTTGCAAGAAGCCTACACCGATAATTAAGTCCATCTTCTCTTGGGCAAATAGACGATGGAACTCTTCCATTTGCGGTACTTCTGCTGGCTCTTGGTAACTGAACTCGATACCAAGCTCAGCAACGGCTTTCTCCAAACCAACGATAGCGGCGTCATTAAATGAATTGTCACCCCTACCACCGGTCGAAAGAACTACCCCCACTCTAAAGGCCACGGGTTCAGGTTCGGGTTCGCGCAGCATTCCTGGCAAAATAAAGGCCAAGGCGACGATGAGGACGAGGGCAACTACGGCGGCTACGAGCAACTTGGTGTTTCCTTTTTGCACTTTTATTCCTCCTTATGTTATATCTATATGTCCCGCAAATTGATGACAATGGTCTGCCCAAAAATAATGATCCGAGCATCCATGTCGATGTACGGGACTATATATCACTGTCCCTATCACTACGATAATAAATGAACTCGAGACCTCTGTCAAAGTATTTTTAGCCATGCCCCGTGGTAACAGTGCCGTTTTGCACAATGCTCGCGAGAGCATCCCTGTAAAAGCTTGGCGGCAAGCACTTCAAGGCGGCTAGAGCTAAGTGCTCTTGCTCACGCATCATCTGCAAAAATCGTTGTTCAGCACCAGACTCTACAATCCAGCGGCGCACTTCAGGCAAGTTCTCCGCGGCGAGAGACCGCTCCGCAAACGCGCGTATCAACTGCTCCTGCGGGGACAGGTGTGCAGCGAGAAGGAGCGGCAAGGTCACCACACCTTCACACATATCGCGCCCCACTGTTTTCCCGAGGGTGCTACTGTCACCGAAGTAGTCTAGATAGTCGTCACGCCACTGAAAGACGATGCCAAATCGTTCGCCAAATTCTCCCGCTAGGGCACGTATAGTGTAGGGCGATTTAGCGACCGTTGCGCCAAGCTTGGCGGCTAGCGACAAGAGCGCCCCTGTCTTGCCTTTACATTGTTCCAAGCAATCCTTGGCGCTAAGGGTTAGATCTCCCCGAGATTCTAGCTGCTTAAGTTCTCCTCGCACCATTTGTTCGACTGCTTCGCCAACGTCTTGCACCGCTTGATCGCCGAGTTTGCCTGCGTAACGAAGAGCGTGAGCGAAGAAATAATCTCCCCAGAGGACAGCCTTCTGCGGGCCAAACTCGCCACTTGGGGTCACTTGCCCACGCCGCATGGTGGCGTTATCGATAATGTCATCGTGAATAATCGAAGCATAGTGCAGCAGTTCTACCGCGGTTGCACCGTCTACAAGCTTCTCTCTACTACCGCCCAGCGCGAGACCCGTGTACAGGATCACCTTTGGGCGCAGCATTTTTCCACTCGATAAGGACGTCTCTGCTCCGCCCCGCCGGGTAAACTTTAGCGGCCCAGAGACAAGCACTCTAGACATGTTTTCTTGTACTGACGCGAGTTCGGCAGCGAGGTCTGAATTAGGCACAATCACTAGCCCCTCTCCGTGGAAATTTCTTGCTAGTTTTTGCCTAAGATAACCCACCTTATGCAGCTGCTCCAAACGGCTTGCCAGTCACCTCGCACGTATCACGACTTCTTGGAAGGTAGCAGCGAGGGCTTGACTCATTTCCTTAATACTCTGGAGCGGAGGCGGCGTAAACACCCTGCCGCTTAAAGTAACTTGTGCGGGGTTCACCGCCTGCAGTGCATAGACCCGGCCCTTACCCACAAAGGCGGCGATGCCCTCAATATCAGCCATGTCCACAAGCTCTGTTGACAAGGTGGTGCGAAACTCGTAGGGAACCCCTGCGGATTTGACAAGCTCAATCGAGTCCTTAATACGACGCAAGTCTAGGTGGGATACACCACAGGTCGCCGTATATTTTTGGGGGCTGTTTTTAACATCCATCGCGATGTAGTCAACTAGCCCGGCACGAAAAAGACCCTCCAAGACCTCGGGCCGATAACCATTGGTGTCAAGCTTAACTAGGTAGCCCATGGCCTTGACCTGACGGAGAAAATCAGTTAAAAATGGGGCGAGAGTAGGTTCCCCGCCACTGATACACACACCATCAAGTATCCTTCTTCGCCGATGGAGGAAGTCAAAGACTTCCTCCATCGGCACGACAGGAGACTTTTTCTCTACTAGCGAGGCATTGTAACAAAAGGGACAACGAAAGTTACACCCCCCGACGAACAATACCGCTGCCAGTATTTTAGGAAAATCTATAACGCTAGTTTTTTGTATCCCTCGAAAGAGTTTCTCCCCCTCAGTCATTGGCCGCGCATGGCTCAAACAATACATACTCTAGGCGGTCTCTAAATTCCTCTTTTTTGCCCAGATTCCAATTCTGTACAGGTCGATGGAAGCCCACCACCCTAGTCCAAATCTCTGCCTTGCCACCGCAAATGGGACAAGCAGCGTGCTCGCCCCTTTGATAGCCGTGCTCTGGGCAAACGGAAAAAGTAGGCGAAACCGTGAAGTATGGGATACGATAGTTCTCCATAACTTTACGCACTAACTGCTTGCAGGCAGCCACATCTTCAATCGATTCGCCTAAGAAACCATGGAAAACTGTTCCTCCTGTGTAGCGAATCTGAAGTTCGTCCTGCAGGTCTAGGGCGTCAAACATGTCGTCGGTATGATCAACTGCTAGTTGGGTGGAGTTAGTATAGTAGGGCTCTTTCTTGCCCGGAATAACCATCGTGGCATAGGCTTCGCGGTCAAGTTTGGCCAAGCGATAGGCCGTGCCCTCCGCAGGAGTGGCCTCCAGATTAAACAAATCACCCGTCTCCTGCTGGTAATCGACGAGCGCGCCGCGCATATGCTCTAACACTCTAATGGCAAAGGCTTGTCCTCGCGGTGTGGCTATGTTCTCGCCCTCGCCTAAGAGATTAATAATCGCTTCATTCATGCCATTAATACCGATGGTATTGAAGTGATTCTTCCAGTATTCGCCGAAACGCTCTTTGACTACCTGCAAGTAAAAACGGCTATAGGGATATAATCCTAAATCGGTATTTTTTTCAAGAACCTTACGCTTAATGTCAAGCGAAGATTTGGCGAGATCCATCAGTCGCTGCAAACGAACGAAAAACTCTTCCTCAGTGCGCGCCAAAAAGCCAAGGCGAGCCATATTAATTGTCACTACGCCAATAGAACCGGTGAGGGGGTTGGCACCAAAGAGACCGCCCCCGCGCTTGCGCAACTCACGATTATCGAGGCGCAAACGGCAACACATGCTTCGTGCATCTTCGGGAGACATATCGCTGTTGACGAAATTAGCGAAGTAGGGGATGCCATAGCGAGCAGTCATCTCCATAATGGAGTCAACCACAGGGCTGTCCCACTGAAACTCCTTGGAAATATTGTAGGTGGGTATGGGGAAAGTGAAAATGCGTCCGCTGGCATCGCCCTTCATCATGACATCGCAAAAAGCGAGGTTTATCATATCCATCTCGGCTTGAAACTCTCCGTAAACGGCCGCCTGTGGCTCGCCGCCAATGATAACGGACTGTTCGGCCAAAGTAGTTGGACAGATAATATCCATCGTTAAATTGACAAAAGGCGTCTGAAAACCTACGCGTGTAGGCACGTTCAAGTTATAGACAAACTCTTGGATGCCTTGGCGCACTTCTTTGTAGGTCAACTTATCATGTCGTACAAAGGGCGCCAAGTAAGTGTCAAAAGAACTTACCGCCTGGGCCCCTGCGGCTTCGCCTTGCAGCGTGTAGAAGAAGTTAACGAGCTGCCCAATGGCTGTACGAAAATGGCGCGGCGGCGCAGAGGCCACTTTACCTGGCACACCTCTAAAACCTAGCCTAAGTAAGTCCTCAAAACTCCAACCACAGCAGTAGGGTGCTAGTAAGCCGAGATCATGCAGGTGAAAATCTCCCCCTGTATGCGCCTCACGAACTTCAGGCGGGTAGAGCTGGTGCAGCCAAAAGCCCTTGGTCACTTCGGCGATGACATGGTTGTTAAGCCCCTGCAAAGAAAAATCCATGTTGGAGTTTTCATTGACCCGCCAGTCCTCCCGGGTGACGTAGTCTAAGACTAATTTCTGAGCGTCTACAAAGGACTTCTTATTGTGACGGATGTCTTCGTGCTGCAGACGGTAGCGAATGTAGCGCTTGGCCGTCTGCCTCTCGCCTACTTCCATCAGAGTCTCTTCAACGGTATCTTGCACCTCTTCTACAGAGAGGAAGCTATTCTGAGGCTGCTTTTTCTGCAAAGCATACATGGTCCTGTCCGCTATAACTTCAGCGAGTTTTCGCAGCTCGTCCTTGGCTCTATCTGGGTAACTAGCGATAAGCGCTTTGTGTATGGCCAGCGTAATCTTCTCTTGCCTAAACTCGACCAGTGAGCCGTCTCTCTTTCGTATCTGTCTGAACATATTTGTCGGGCCTCCTTGCACTACTACCTATAGAGTATGTCTATTATACTACATACTATATATAGTGATAGGTGCCTTGGCAGATTTAATATTTGAGCCATTTGTTGTTAGAAGACTACTTTTTCCCAAGGCACGCACCTCATCAAGTGGCCCACAAAGGCTTCTAAACCTAGCTGATCGGCCTCCGTAAAACGCCCCTTGATGGGGCTGTCGATATCTAGCACGCCATAGAGATGGCCCTCTTTCAGCAGGGGAATGACTATCTCCGACTGCGAAGCGCTGTCGCAGGCGATATGCCCTGGGAAGAGGTGCACATCGGGCACAACTATCGTCTCCCGCTGATAAGCCGCAGTGCCGCACACGCCGTTGCCGAGTGTGATCATGCTACAAGCAGGCTTGCCTTGAAAGGGCCCGAGCATGAGCAGTCCCTCCTTAAAGAGATAAAAGCCCACCCAGTTAATGTCCCGCAGTTGATGCCCAAGCAAAGCAGCAGCATTACTTAAAGCAGGAAGCCACTCATCTTCGTACTCGATTAGATGAAGCAACTCTTTGTTAACGGACTGATAGTACTGCTTAAGATCATCAATCGGCAATTTTTCTGCGCGGTACATATCACAACACCTCTCCTTGGTTCAAATTACCATGCCCTGTTTCTAGCAGGGTTTTTTGTTGTTTGGAAAATATTTATTGTTTTATATGACTAATATATCATTTACAATGCATTTAGGCTGTTCTTGGCGACGACAGCAGCAAAAATCGAGAGGAGAGGTAATATTGAAGCTCAACTGGCAGAAAACAACGGCAATACTTGCACTTGCACTGACTGTAGCTCTTGTTCCCTTGCCTGGGCTCGCCAGAGCTAATGGCGCACGGGGCGAAAGAGTCGTCCGCACGGCTCTAAGCTACCTTGGTCGTCCCTACATTTTCGGGGCCACCGGACCAGGTGCGTTCGACTGTAGCGGTTTCACCCGCTTTGTTATGAACAGGGCGGTAGGTATCAGATTGCCGCGCACCGCGGCATCACAGTCAAGGGTAGGGCGGGCGATTGCTCGCACCAACCTCCAGCCTGGTGACTTGGTATTCTTCCAAAACACCTACAAGCCCGGCGTTTCCCACGTTGGTATCGCCCTAGGGGACGGCAGAATGGTGCATGCCTGGACGCGCGGCGGAGTAAGAATCGACCGCCTCAGTCAAAGCTACTTTGTTGCCAAATACCACAGTAGCCGCACCGTTCTCCGCTAGTAGCAGCAAGAGCAGTCCTAGGACTGCTCTTTTTTTACATACGATCGTGAACTAATGATTTAAAGCGCGACAAATCCTTGCTCAACTTCTGCCGCTTACCATCATTATTTTTTTCGCCGTCACTCAAGTACTGCCGCAAAGCGGAGGCAGCTACCGCACGGACAGCTACCCCACCTAGCAGCACGGACTTGTCATGAGGGAAGGCGTCTCGCGGCCAAAGATATTCCCTCTCCAGGCGACCCTCGTAAGTGACGACATTGTCGTTCTCGTCCACCCACAGCAGCTCCCAAGCGATGTAGAGGCGCCCGCGCACCGCGGCGAAAGAGTTGGCCGTACAATCGACAATGCCAAAGCCCGCCTCGGTGAGAAGTATGCGCACCTGTGCTGCATCGGCGGCAAAAATATAGAAGCCGATATCTCCCGGTTCACTTTGGAGAGAGGAATCGTGCGCTGTAAGGGCCCACCCTCCCCCAAGCCACGCCCGCACATTGGCCTCATCCAACATTTCACTAATTCGGATGACAGTCTTTGTCTGTCGAGCGCGTCGTTTCACATCCATGCAGAGGCCTCCTGCTCTGTCTATAGCCCAATATTCTTTTCCATATTTTTATAATAATCGCTGTCGTCAGGGTTGACAAGAGCCTGACGCAAATCATCAGCAGATAGCACAGCCGCGTCTACGACCGCAGGATCAAATTGTGTGCCTCGGCAAGCTTTAATAATGGCTAGCGCTTCGCTCACGGTCTGTGCCGCACGGTAGGGGCGGTCTGAAGTTATGGCGTCGAAGGTATCGGCCACCGCGACAATGCGTGCCCCGAGGGGAATGGCGGACCCACAGCGCCAACCAGGATAGGCCGGGTAACGCAGATGGCTTTCGCCATCCCAACGTTCATGGTGGTAGAGCACAATCTCCCTCACTTCATCATATCCCTCGACATTGCGCAAGATACTATCCCCAATTTCGGGATGAAAGCGCATCTGCCGGTATTCTTCCGCAGACAGCACCTCCGCTTTAGCCAGTATAGCGTCTGATACACCCACTTTGCCAATATCGTGCATCAATGCGCCCAAGTAAAGGGTAAAGAGTTCTTTTTCGCGCAACCCCATCTTCTTGCCTAATACATAGGCTACTCGCGCCACCCTTTGACTGTGATTGCCCGTATTAAAATCCTTAATCTCAATGGTTACACCTAGTGCCCGCGCGGCATTAAGGAGCATTTTAGCGAGCTTCTGCTGCTCATACGACAGTAGCTTGTTAGCCTCTGTGAGCTCTGCTGTTTTACGCGCCACTTGCCGCTCTAAGTAAATTCCTAGTACTAGTAGCCCCAGCCCGAGTGTAGCCAGCCCCACAGCCCCCATGAGAATGGGGACAAGCGGCGACTCACGCCCGACTTCGAGTGTTGGACCAAACCAGTTGGCATGCAGGTCATTCAGCACACCGGAGGCGTGTAGCTTTAAGAGGCCCTTGTTTAATATCGACACCAGTTTTTGATCACGATGGCGTGAAACTGCCATCGCATAATCTGCCGTGGTCTCTTCTAGGGGGTGCACAGTCCACCTGTACATACCGCGAAAGCCGACGAAGAACCTCGCCACCCAGTACTGCTCTACCCAGGCGGCGACCCCACCTTGCGCAAGAAGCTGTAGCCCGGCTTCTGGGCTAGGTACGCCCACCGCTATTATGCCATGCGCCTGCAAGGCTTCGTAGGTTGCGGAACTCGTCTGCGCGGCAACGCGCAACCCCACCAAATCAGAATAGCCCCCCAAATGACTATCGCGAGGCACAACTAGGGCATGAAAAGTCTCGTGGTAAGGCACCGTGAAGTTGTACAGAGCTGCGCGCTCGGGCAGAACACGCATGCCGGTTATAAAATCGGCCTCACCGCGCTCGAGCTTGGCCCGCATCTCGGCCCAGGGGCCCTGGGTGTGCACAATACCTACGCCGAGCGCTTGCGCTAACTCTAACACTAAGTCCCTCTCAAAACCGGCGGCGGAGCCTTCTCTCTTGTAAGAAAATGGCGGAAAGTTTTCGTCCCCTACGGCGTGCAAGGTACCAAGCTCTGCCAAGTACGCCCTCTCATCAGGCGTCAGGGTGTACTCTAGGCTCGGAAAGACCAAGGGCGCCCCCACAAAGGCCAAGAGCAAAAGTAATAATGCATACAGAGCCATGTACATCCTAATTATGCGCATTCTAGGTGGCCTCCTTAATGGCCATTGTCTTAGCTCCGCGCTTTCGACACCATTCTACAAACTATTCTCCATTATTGTTCGAGTTTCCTCTAGCGGGACTGTACTTGCTAATAATGGCCTCCCCCACTCGTATGCCATCTACTGCCGCCGACATAATACCCCCAGCGTAGCCAGCCCCCTCACCACTAGGATAGAGCCCAGTGACGCTACCCTCAAACCCAGCGTCGCGGGGAATGCGCACTGGTGAAGAGCTGCGCGTTTCCACCCCCGTCAGTAAAGCAGCGGGATGGGCAAATCCCTTTATTTTGCGGTCGAAATTAAGGAGCGCTTCTCGCATGGTCTCGACCACAAAGGCCGGCAAGCAGCTGGCTAAATCTGCCCCCTGCACCCCAGGGAGGTAGGACGGTTCTACCTGACCCCACTGCCCGGTCTTACGTCCCGACAAAAAGTCTCCCACCGTTTGGAGCGGGGCGCGATAATCCCGGCCACCCTCGGCAAAGGCTTTTGCTTCCCAGTGCCTTTGAAATTCGACACCGGCGAGAGGGTGCTTAGTAAAGAAATCTTCCGGCCCCACAGCAACTAGAAGCGCACTGTTAGCATTAGAGCGATCACGAGCTTGCTCACTCATGCCATTAGTGACCACGCCCCCTTCTTCTGAGGCCGCCGCCACCACTGCCCCGCCGGGACACATACAGAAGGTGTACGCTGCGCGATGACTGTTGGCTGTGTGGGCAAGCTTGTACTCTGCGGGGCCTAAGTTTGGGTGACCAGCAAAACCACCATACTGCGCCTCGTCGATAAGCTTCTGAGCATGCTCTATTCTCGCTCCGATGGCAAAAGCCTTAGGTACAATATCTACACCTCGCTCAAGGAGCATGGCAAAGGTGTCGCGGGCACTGTGGCCCACTGCGAGCACCACCACAGAAGCAGGAACAGTGTCACGACTATTAATGACCACCCCCCTTACCGCGCCGCGGTCTACCAGCAGGTCGGTAACTTGTGCTCCAAAGCGCACTTTCCCACCGGCTTCCTCAATTCGCCTTCTGATTTGTTTCACCACGCCCCGGAGAATATCTGTACCGACATGGGGCTTGTGTACATACATGATTTCTGGTGGCGCACCAGCGGCAACTAAATCCCCCAAAACTTTGCGACAACGGGGGTCACGAATGGTGGTCGTCAACTTGCCGTCCGAAAAAGTGCCTGCCCCTCCCTCACCAAATTGCACATTGCTGCCTGTGTCAAGTACCCCTCGGCGCCAAAACTCCGCTACTTTTATCGTGCGGCTATCGACATCTTGCCCTCTCTCTAGGAGCAGGGGCCTGTACCCCCGCTCCGCCAATAATAGCGCCGCAAACATCCCTGCCGGGCCGGCACCGATAATGACGGGCTGGTCGGAGAGGAGACTTGGGCCCGCAGCAACGGGCGCGTACTCTTCACTAGGCGTCAGCGCCACGTCGGCATGGTGGTGACGGCCGAGGTACCTAGCCTCGTCATCTAGCTCCACATCGACCACATAGACAAATTGTATCCGGCGTTTATCGCGCGCGTCGACCGACTCCTTATGGATCCTCAAAGTACGGATAGCCGCCGTTGTTAGGCCAAGCTTCTTTAGAGCGGCATTTTGCACCGCCCCCCTTTGTTCTAGCGGCAATTTTATATTAGAAATCCTTATCATCCCAAAACCTCCCTACCAGCTCAGGTCGAAGGGGTGTCTCCCCAGCCTTGTGCCGAATTCTTTTAACCATGTAGCGCACTAGTTAAAGGATTTTGCTTAACATTGTCGAAATATGTTGCACTGTAGCTCAGAGGAGGTCTGGTGTGGAAAACCCAAAGAACTGCTTCACAACTCTTGTTGAGGCCATAAAGCATGTACCAGATGCCGTTATGGCCATCAACACTGCCGGAAAAATTACCTTGTGGAACCCGGCTACAGTAAAGCTCACAGGGCTATCGCCTGAGGAGGTGCTAGGCCAAGGTTATGAAGTCTTCTCCTTGGGTTTTTACACCACAGCACGGCCTCTCTTACTAAACTACTTGCTTCGCCAGGAAGACCCCCCAGGAGGGGCCTACCTCTGGTCGCGGCGTGAGGCAGCGAGCATAATCGCCGAGCAGTTTGCCCCACAAGTGAATAATGGTGCTGGGGCACATCTCTGGGCCCGGGCTTCCTTGCTTGTTGACGACGCGGGTGTCGTAATCGGCGCAACCCAAGTTATGATCGACATCTCCGAAAGCCGTCGGCAACAACACGCCTTGCAAGCACTCACCGAGGAAATGACCGCCACTACCATCGAGCTGTCGGCGACTAACGAGCAACTGCTAGTCACTGAAGCAAGTCTTCGCCAGCAGTATAATGAGCTAAAACGCACTACGGCCCAGCTTGAAACTGCGCACAGCCAAATGGTAGCGGTGATAGAGCACGCGCCTGATGCTTCCTTTGTTATAGATGCCGATAAAAAGGTCATTGCCTGGAACAGGGCCATGGAGCATTACTCAGGTGTGCCCAAGGAGCAAGTGCTGGGCACAAAGAACTATGCTGCCGCCATCTACCAGTCGCCGCGCCCTCTGTTGATTGACTTTGTCGGGCACCCCGAAGAGGAAGTGCGCGCCTACTACGGCGAGTTCTTTCGCGAAACAGAGAATGGCGTTTTATATACTGAAGGTGTACAGCCGAATGTCTACGGCGGTAGAGATGCCTATGTGGCTGTCATGGCTGCGCCGCTACTCGATGCAGCGGGCAACATGGTGGGCGCCATTGAGTCCATCCATGACCTCACTTTAATGCGCGAAAAAGACGCTGAACTACGTGCGAGCGAGCAGCTACTGCGCGAAGTTACTAACCATATGAGCGATTTACTGTGTAAAGTATCGAGCACCGGCATTGTCGAATACGTCAGCCCTTCATTTCTTGAGGCCGCCGGGATATCCCCCTCCGAAGTAATCGGCCATCATTACACAAAAAGTATACATCCCGACGACGCCCCCACGCTTAAACAAATAGGTATAGATCTCTATTCCGCTGACTCCCAAGGGAGTCAGCGCGTAGAGTTTCGTGCCCGCAATGTTCAAGGCATTTATCGCTCGCTTGACGGACAAGGCAGCGTGATACGCGACGGCGCCGGCGAAGTAACGGGGGCTGTCTACGTCCTCCGCGATGTAACTGAGCGCAAGGCTTATGAAGAACGCCTAGAGTTCCTAAGGCGCCGCGACACCTTGACCGGCAGTTACAACCGCAGTTACTTCGAGGAACAGCTAGAGAGCTATTGTGACGCAGCGAATTTTCCGCTGGCCATCATTGTCTTAGATCTCGATGGCCTTAAAGCCGTCAATACAACCCGCGGCCATCACTGCGGCGACATGCTGCTACAAGCCATGGTCAGTGTGGTCGGCAAATGCCTTGCTCCCGAGCATTTTCTGGCGCGTGTCGGGGGCGACGAGCTAGCTATTATTCTCCCGAACTCATCCGCAGCAGAGGTAGAGGAAGTTTGCACAGCTATTGAAACCCGTGTCACCGCCTACAATTTGCAGTTCCCAGCACTGCCTCTAAGTGTCTCCCAAGGCTATGCTCTCAGCGAAACGGTTACTCCCCTCAAGGCACTCTTCGAGCGCGCCGACACGGTAATGAACCGCAAAAAACTCACCCACCGCCATAGCACTCGCAGCTCGCTCGTGCAGACGATGATGAAGGCCCTTGAGTCGCGCGACTACATCACCGAAGGCCATGCCGACAGACTGCAGGACCTAGTCACCGCCTTGGCCAAGGGTCTCTCTTTATGCGCGTCAACCATAACGGAACTAAGGCTACTAGCGCAGTTTCACGATATTGGCAAAATCGGCGTGCCCGACAGGATACTTTTTAAGCCGGACAAACTAACGCCAGACGAAATGAAAGAGATGCGTCTCCACTCAGAAATCGGGGCTCGCATTGCCGAAGCCTCGCCTGACCTTGCACCTATCGCCGATTGGATTCTTAGACACCACGAGTGGTGGAATGGCGCAGGCTACCCACTTGGCCTGCGGGGCGAAGAAATACCCATCGAATGCCGCATCCTAAGTATCGCCGACGCCTATGATGCTATGACCAATAACAGGCCCTACCGGCGCGCCATGTCGCACGAAGCAGCCGTTAAGGAGCTTTGGCGTTCTGCGGGCGAGCAGTTTGACCCCCACCTTGTCCCCCTCTTTACGGCCTTACTCGAACAAAGTATGGGGACGCATCTTGTTCCCCAGTAAGCTCGCCTCATCCAAGTTGTGCTGCGAAGACCTTGGCTTGGTTGACGCTCTCCGTGACAAACTTGGCCCCCATGCGCACCCCTAGTTCTTGCCCTACACTGCCTAGAGAGATGGAGCGCATATCTTGCAGAGAAGTACCGGGGCCGCCGCCATAGGTGCAAAAAATATGGACTTGCTTGCCCTGTACCGCGGCGGACTTAAGAAAGGTGCGAATGGGTGGGGCCATTGTGCCTGCCCAGACCGGGGTACCCACTACCACTACATCATAATCATCATAGTCTACTAATCCTCGCTCTAGCTCCGGCTCGGACTTAAACACTGCTTCCTTGCCGCCTTTAAGATAAAGCCAAGCGCCGCGCAGAGGGTACTGCCTGACTGGCACCAACTCCGTAAAGTCAGCCCCCATTTCTTTAGCGATAGCCTTCGCTACAAGGCGAGTGTTGCCCGTCAGTGAAAAACAAACCACTAATTTCGCCACGCCTATCATACCCCTCTCCCATCTCACGTCTACATAACTAGTCTACCAAAGATGCGCCAGTTCTGAATAGCGCGTTCTTACTTTAGCTACGAAAGTTGCGCAGAACTACACACCAGGCAGGAAAATCAGTGGCCGGTGTGTAATAGATGTGCCATAGATATTATTGCCAAAGTAAT
This sequence is a window from Bacillota bacterium. Protein-coding genes within it:
- a CDS encoding BMP family ABC transporter substrate-binding protein, which codes for MQKGNTKLLVAAVVALVLIVALAFILPGMLREPEPEPVAFRVGVVLSTGGRGDNSFNDAAIVGLEKAVAELGIEFSYQEPAEVPQMEEFHRLFAQEKMDLIIGVGFLQADAITKVAQEFPEQKWAVVDTVIDLPNVKSLVFREHEGSFLAGALANMMTETNNVGFVGGMQIPLITRFKLGYMHGVEHVNALRGRNVTVQSAYIGTTGAAFRDPGRGKELALAQIAQGADIIYHAAGGSGQGVFEAAAEKGVKAIGVDSNQNWVKPGSILASMMKRVDVAVFDAIKATKEGTFAAGATSFGVKEGGIGLTDLAAVTDVEKAALNNDAAQIALIQAMKDAIPADVRQLIADLSAQIADGRIVVRSE
- a CDS encoding polyprenyl synthetase family protein, producing MPNSDLAAELASVQENMSRVLVSGPLKFTRRGGAETSLSSGKMLRPKVILYTGLALGGSREKLVDGATAVELLHYASIIHDDIIDNATMRRGQVTPSGEFGPQKAVLWGDYFFAHALRYAGKLGDQAVQDVGEAVEQMVRGELKQLESRGDLTLSAKDCLEQCKGKTGALLSLAAKLGATVAKSPYTIRALAGEFGERFGIVFQWRDDYLDYFGDSSTLGKTVGRDMCEGVVTLPLLLAAHLSPQEQLIRAFAERSLAAENLPEVRRWIVESGAEQRFLQMMREQEHLALAALKCLPPSFYRDALASIVQNGTVTTGHG
- a CDS encoding anaerobic ribonucleoside-triphosphate reductase activating protein, whose translation is MSHARPMTEGEKLFRGIQKTSVIDFPKILAAVLFVGGCNFRCPFCYNASLVEKKSPVVPMEEVFDFLHRRRRILDGVCISGGEPTLAPFLTDFLRQVKAMGYLVKLDTNGYRPEVLEGLFRAGLVDYIAMDVKNSPQKYTATCGVSHLDLRRIKDSIELVKSAGVPYEFRTTLSTELVDMADIEGIAAFVGKGRVYALQAVNPAQVTLSGRVFTPPPLQSIKEMSQALAATFQEVVIRAR
- a CDS encoding ribonucleoside triphosphate reductase, which encodes MFRQIRKRDGSLVEFRQEKITLAIHKALIASYPDRAKDELRKLAEVIADRTMYALQKKQPQNSFLSVEEVQDTVEETLMEVGERQTAKRYIRYRLQHEDIRHNKKSFVDAQKLVLDYVTREDWRVNENSNMDFSLQGLNNHVIAEVTKGFWLHQLYPPEVREAHTGGDFHLHDLGLLAPYCCGWSFEDLLRLGFRGVPGKVASAPPRHFRTAIGQLVNFFYTLQGEAAGAQAVSSFDTYLAPFVRHDKLTYKEVRQGIQEFVYNLNVPTRVGFQTPFVNLTMDIICPTTLAEQSVIIGGEPQAAVYGEFQAEMDMINLAFCDVMMKGDASGRIFTFPIPTYNISKEFQWDSPVVDSIMEMTARYGIPYFANFVNSDMSPEDARSMCCRLRLDNRELRKRGGGLFGANPLTGSIGVVTINMARLGFLARTEEEFFVRLQRLMDLAKSSLDIKRKVLEKNTDLGLYPYSRFYLQVVKERFGEYWKNHFNTIGINGMNEAIINLLGEGENIATPRGQAFAIRVLEHMRGALVDYQQETGDLFNLEATPAEGTAYRLAKLDREAYATMVIPGKKEPYYTNSTQLAVDHTDDMFDALDLQDELQIRYTGGTVFHGFLGESIEDVAACKQLVRKVMENYRIPYFTVSPTFSVCPEHGYQRGEHAACPICGGKAEIWTRVVGFHRPVQNWNLGKKEEFRDRLEYVLFEPCAAND
- a CDS encoding GAF domain-containing protein, with the translated sequence MYRAEKLPIDDLKQYYQSVNKELLHLIEYEDEWLPALSNAAALLGHQLRDINWVGFYLFKEGLLMLGPFQGKPACSMITLGNGVCGTAAYQRETIVVPDVHLFPGHIACDSASQSEIVIPLLKEGHLYGVLDIDSPIKGRFTEADQLGLEAFVGHLMRCVPWEKVVF
- a CDS encoding C40 family peptidase, whose translation is MKLNWQKTTAILALALTVALVPLPGLARANGARGERVVRTALSYLGRPYIFGATGPGAFDCSGFTRFVMNRAVGIRLPRTAASQSRVGRAIARTNLQPGDLVFFQNTYKPGVSHVGIALGDGRMVHAWTRGGVRIDRLSQSYFVAKYHSSRTVLR
- a CDS encoding transporter substrate-binding domain-containing protein; translation: MRIIRMYMALYALLLLLLAFVGAPLVFPSLEYTLTPDERAYLAELGTLHAVGDENFPPFSYKREGSAAGFERDLVLELAQALGVGIVHTQGPWAEMRAKLERGEADFITGMRVLPERAALYNFTVPYHETFHALVVPRDSHLGGYSDLVGLRVAAQTSSATYEALQAHGIIAVGVPSPEAGLQLLAQGGVAAWVEQYWVARFFVGFRGMYRWTVHPLEETTADYAMAVSRHRDQKLVSILNKGLLKLHASGVLNDLHANWFGPTLEVGRESPLVPILMGAVGLATLGLGLLVLGIYLERQVARKTAELTEANKLLSYEQQKLAKMLLNAARALGVTIEIKDFNTGNHSQRVARVAYVLGKKMGLREKELFTLYLGALMHDIGKVGVSDAILAKAEVLSAEEYRQMRFHPEIGDSILRNVEGYDEVREIVLYHHERWDGESHLRYPAYPGWRCGSAIPLGARIVAVADTFDAITSDRPYRAAQTVSEALAIIKACRGTQFDPAVVDAAVLSADDLRQALVNPDDSDYYKNMEKNIGL